The sequence ATTTCCGGAGGCTTCTATATCCCGATTGTCGTGGATGACAGCTTCCCTGGCATCGAGTATTGTCGGAGGTTTTCCGGCATCATTGTATAAAATAACGTGAACGCCCTGATCAAGATAGATGGTGCTTTTTCCGTTATTGCGATACTCGGCCGCATGTCCGGCATTGAGTGTCCCTTTCCGGATTGCGGCTTCCGTGAGAAAAAAACTCATATTCCAGCTCTCCTGGAAAGGTATTTTTTCCATGCTTGAGCCGGTTTCAAGAGAACGGCGCTCCTCATGGGGAGCGCCGCAACCGCCTGAAGACAGTAAAACTGTCAGAAGCAGAAAATGGACAGCTGATTTCAAAGAGGTAATGGGGAACGGAATTACTTGATATTCAACTGGTTCATCACCTTGAAGGTAAGGTCCTGCTCAGCGGCTCCGTAAACCAGAACCGATTTATCGATCACCAGCGTGAACCCTTCCTTCTGTGCTATGGTCTGTACGGCTCCGAGTGCTTTCTGACGGATCGGGGCAATCAGTTCCTGTTCTTTTTTGTCGACAACTCCACCGCGTCCGAATTTATCCTGCTGGTATTTCTGTACTGCCTGTCCTTTGACGTTCAGCTCTTTTTCCTTCTGATCCCTTGCTGCTTTTGTCATTGTTGCGGCCTGTTGCTTGTATGCCGCGACAGCTTTCTCGAAATCCAGTTTCAAACGTTCGAACTCTTTCTGCAGCGGGGCAGCTGTTGCCTGAAGTGTTGTTTCAGCCTGTTTGGTTTCGGGCATCTGCTGCATGATTTTTCCGAAATCC comes from Chlorobium limicola DSM 245 and encodes:
- the lptC gene encoding LPS export ABC transporter periplasmic protein LptC, producing the protein MKSAVHFLLLTVLLSSGGCGAPHEERRSLETGSSMEKIPFQESWNMSFFLTEAAIRKGTLNAGHAAEYRNNGKSTIYLDQGVHVILYNDAGKPPTILDAREAVIHDNRDIEASGNVVVSSGKGNIIRTAYLKRTDRDRMIRSNRHVTITGQDGTVQGYGFESDQALKRYKIFRGSGEALVR
- a CDS encoding OmpH family outer membrane protein, whose product is MMKMMHCAGRVTSFSRQIIMAMILSVLLASPAAFAAQNAERTGVVDFGKIMQQMPETKQAETTLQATAAPLQKEFERLKLDFEKAVAAYKQQAATMTKAARDQKEKELNVKGQAVQKYQQDKFGRGGVVDKKEQELIAPIRQKALGAVQTIAQKEGFTLVIDKSVLVYGAAEQDLTFKVMNQLNIK